The following are encoded in a window of Amblyraja radiata isolate CabotCenter1 chromosome 7, sAmbRad1.1.pri, whole genome shotgun sequence genomic DNA:
- the cdca7 gene encoding cell division cycle-associated protein 7 — protein MKKLRAKQIDLSGKEEFKDFRNVALVPMETSSSDDSCDSFASDNFTNSKSKFRTEILTDELARIFNEDSDDNESFDGFPESDLKDVMEAMSVKSESEEEMSDEDIEKIPRTRSRRSFPLRVAFRFPSRKNKSVSMPVSTVALSNDSASESDSDLDEPRGSNFLEKRALNIKENKAMLAKLIAELKTVPGLIPRRLSVQATPSKPKRQPRNSFIEDVSRHNPERSARPRTRSRSLVDGPSPSFEQEDNVSFMRKRKFLDNDFSEVDVPLRRRSRPSILAIPHVVRPVEDITQEELENISFSAKEKVYNRAIGSTCHQCRQKTIDTKTNCRNPECVGVRGQFCGPCLRNRYGELVRNALLDPNWQCPPCRGICNCSFCRHREGRCATGVLVYLAKYHGYDNVHAYLKSLKKELQLED, from the exons CAGATAGACCTTTCTGGAAAGGAAGAATTTAAAGACTTCAGAAATGTAGCATTGGTTCCCATGGAAACGTCATCATCAGATGATAGCTGTGATAGTTTTGCTTCAGACAATTTTACGAACAGT AAATCTAAATTCAGAACAGAGATCCTGACAGATGAACTGGCTCGGATTTTTAATGAGGATTCTGACGATAATGAATCATTCGAtgggttccctgaaagtgacctCAAAGATGTAATGGAAGCCATG AGTGTTAAATCTGAATCGGAGGAGGAAATGAGTGATGAAGATATTGAAAAGATTCCCAGAACACGAAGCAGACGCTCTTTTCCATTGCGTGTGGCTTTCCGATTTCCATCTCGGAAAAACAAAAGCGTATCTATGCCAGTCTCCACTGTTGCCTTAAGCAACGACTCGGCTTCTGAATCTGATTCCGACCTTGATGAACCCCGAGGATCAAACTTTCTGGAGAAGAGAGCTCTAAACATCAAAGAAAACAAAGCTATG cTGGCTAAACTGATAGCAGAGTTGAAAACTGTGCCAGGGCTCATTCCACGAAGACTTTCGGTTCAAGCGACTCCATCA AAACCCAAACGCCAACCGAGAAATTCTTTCATTGAAGACGTTTCCAGACACAATCCTGAGCGCAGCGCTCGACCTCGCACTCGGTCAAGATCCTTGGTCGACGGTCCTTCACCATCATTTGAGCAAGAAGATAATGTCAGCTTTATGAGGAAAAGAAAGTTTCTAGATAATGACTTCTCTGAG GTGGATGTACCTCTTCGCAGAAGAAGCCGACCCAGCATACTTGCCATCCCTCACGTGGTGCGACCAGTTGAAGACATCACTCAAGAAGAGTTGGAAAATATTTCTTTCTCGGCTAAAGAGAAGGTTTATAATCGAGCTATA GGTTCAACTTGCCACCAATGCCGTCAGAAGACAATTGATACAAAAACAAATTGTCGCAACCCAGAATGTGTTGGTGTCCGGGGACAGTTTTGTGGCCCATGTCTTCGTAATCGCTATGGGGAACTCGTTAGGAATGCTTTATTAGATCCT AACTGGCAGTGCCCTCCTTGCAGAGGGATCTGCAATTGCAGTTTCTGCCGACATCGTGAAGGACGTTGTGCTACAGGTGTTCTTGTTTACCTGGCCAAGTATCATGGCTACGACAATGTCCACGCTTATTTGAAGAG CCTGAAAAAAGAACTTCAATTAGAAGACTGA